The Janthinobacterium lividum genome has a window encoding:
- a CDS encoding diguanylate cyclase has translation MPDALHRLALLESILGAVNLGAIVLDEQHRIVLWNHWMARHSARQADAVLGQDFFAVFPEMRHKRIDSAITQALRDNFQSLLSQTLHKAPFPLYTHGAATGGNNGEERMQQAVAVTPINLPGSPRHCLIQINDVTIAVGREKLLREQTMVLRSQTFSDGLTGIANRRHFDVAIEKEMRRAMRISSPLSLLMIDIDHFKDYNDHYGHQQGDDCLIRVAAELAAMLQRPTDLLARYGGEEFAAILPDTDAAQALRMAEAIRQHAADLRIPHAKTGNEVEHITVSIGIATQQPQQQLAISALIGAADRALYLAKGAGRNRVMVQAL, from the coding sequence ATGCCAGATGCCTTACACCGACTCGCCCTGCTCGAAAGCATACTCGGTGCCGTGAACCTGGGCGCCATCGTGCTCGACGAGCAGCACCGCATCGTGCTGTGGAACCACTGGATGGCGCGCCACTCGGCCCGCCAGGCCGACGCCGTGCTGGGCCAGGATTTCTTCGCCGTTTTCCCGGAAATGCGGCACAAGCGCATCGATTCTGCCATCACCCAGGCCCTGCGCGACAATTTCCAGTCGCTGCTGTCGCAAACCCTGCACAAGGCGCCGTTTCCGCTATACACGCATGGCGCGGCCACGGGCGGCAACAACGGCGAGGAACGCATGCAGCAAGCCGTTGCCGTTACGCCGATCAACCTACCCGGCTCGCCGCGCCACTGCCTGATCCAGATCAATGACGTCACCATCGCCGTGGGGCGCGAAAAGCTGCTGCGTGAACAGACCATGGTCTTGCGCTCGCAAACCTTTTCCGACGGCTTGACGGGCATCGCCAACCGTCGCCACTTCGACGTGGCAATCGAGAAGGAAATGCGGCGCGCCATGCGCATCAGCAGCCCGCTGTCGCTGCTGATGATCGATATCGACCATTTCAAGGATTACAACGACCATTACGGCCACCAGCAGGGCGATGATTGCCTGATCCGCGTGGCGGCCGAGCTGGCCGCCATGCTGCAGCGCCCCACCGACCTGCTGGCCCGCTATGGCGGCGAAGAGTTTGCCGCCATCCTGCCCGATACGGATGCGGCACAGGCGCTGCGCATGGCCGAGGCGATCCGCCAGCACGCGGCCGACCTGCGCATTCCGCATGCCAAGACGGGCAATGAGGTCGAGCACATCACGGTCAGCATCGGCATCGCCACGCAGCAGCCGCAGCAGCAGTTGGCCATCTCCGCCCTGATCGGCGCCGCCGACCGCGCCCTGTACCTGGCCAAGGGCGCCGGGCGCAACAGGGTCATGGTACAAGCGCTGTAG
- a CDS encoding MFS transporter, with amino-acid sequence MSIKSKQLLWFFAFFLVFELNIYLSNDMIMPAMLGIVGEFQAEEKFVPLSLSLYLLGGSSLQIFLGPLADTIGKRKLVLTGNTLFLLATLAVPFTTSIEQFLAARFIQGMGCCFIFVGYAMIHELFDDMAAVKLSSILSSTTILAPLAGPILGSAIISRLDWRYVFFLSGLLALLSLLGLFKTMPRTAPTVTRPDLAAIVRSYAAIFSNKRFMFGMFTAGLATVPLTAWIGFSPLFVLQEMGASYATYIALQCVILSGFVLSSIAIQRLRQDFPLVSLLRLGGLIAAAGMLGAGAGRHHVDVFAACMFVYSIGFGLFNGALIRSAITASKESMTLTTAAMSLLYCIYLSAWLQLYNVLCQRFGYALETYALLNIPVIVVIAACLLLFTRGMAGRRESEVLLARH; translated from the coding sequence ATGTCCATCAAGTCCAAGCAGTTGCTGTGGTTTTTTGCGTTTTTCCTCGTCTTTGAACTGAATATCTATCTGTCCAATGACATGATCATGCCGGCGATGCTGGGCATCGTCGGGGAGTTCCAGGCAGAGGAGAAATTCGTTCCCTTGTCCCTAAGCCTGTATTTGCTGGGCGGCAGTTCCCTGCAGATTTTCCTGGGGCCCCTGGCCGACACCATCGGCAAGCGCAAGCTGGTATTGACCGGCAATACCTTGTTCCTGCTGGCCACGCTGGCCGTGCCATTTACCACCTCGATCGAGCAATTTCTCGCTGCGCGTTTCATCCAGGGCATGGGCTGCTGCTTCATCTTTGTCGGCTATGCCATGATCCATGAACTGTTCGACGACATGGCGGCCGTCAAGCTGAGCAGTATTCTGTCGAGCACCACCATCCTCGCGCCCCTGGCCGGCCCCATCCTAGGCAGCGCCATCATCAGCCGGCTGGACTGGCGCTACGTCTTTTTCCTCTCGGGCCTGCTGGCGCTGCTGTCCTTGCTGGGCCTGTTCAAGACCATGCCGCGCACGGCGCCGACGGTCACGCGCCCGGACCTTGCCGCCATCGTGCGCAGCTACGCGGCCATTTTCAGCAACAAGCGCTTCATGTTCGGCATGTTCACGGCCGGGCTGGCCACCGTGCCCCTGACGGCCTGGATCGGCTTTTCACCCCTCTTCGTGCTGCAGGAGATGGGCGCGTCCTACGCCACGTATATCGCCCTGCAATGCGTGATTTTGTCGGGCTTTGTCCTCAGCAGCATCGCCATCCAGCGCCTGCGCCAGGATTTCCCCCTCGTCTCCCTGCTGCGCCTGGGCGGGCTGATCGCGGCCGCCGGCATGCTGGGCGCCGGTGCGGGCCGCCACCACGTCGACGTGTTTGCGGCCTGCATGTTTGTCTATTCCATCGGCTTCGGCCTGTTCAATGGCGCCCTGATCCGCAGCGCGATCACGGCCAGCAAGGAATCGATGACCTTGACGACGGCCGCCATGAGCTTGCTGTACTGCATTTATCTATCCGCCTGGCTGCAGTTGTACAACGTGCTGTGCCAGCGCTTCGGCTATGCGCTGGAAACGTATGCGCTGCTCAATATCCCCGTCATCGTGGTCATCGCCGCCTGCCTGCTGCTGTTTACGCGGGGCATGGCGGGGCGCCGGGAAAGCGAGGTGCTGCTCGCCCGGCACTGA
- the kdsA gene encoding 3-deoxy-8-phosphooctulonate synthase: protein MTSVKVHGIDVSNTGSFALFGGINVLESRDLAMRACEEYVRVTQKLGIPYVFKASFDKANRSSIHSYRGPGLEEGMRIFQDVKAAFGVPVITDVHEPWQAQQVAEVVDVLQLPAFLARQTDLVVALAKTGKVINIKKPQFLSPGQMANIVEKFKEAGNDQLILCDRGTCLGYDNLVVDMLGFGVMKKTCDDLPIIFDVTHALQQRDPGGAASGGRRQQVADLARAGLAVGIAGLFLEAHPDPDNARCDGPSALPLGQLEPFLAQLKALDDLVKSFAPLNIK, encoded by the coding sequence ATGACCTCAGTGAAAGTCCATGGCATCGATGTCAGCAATACAGGCAGCTTCGCGCTGTTTGGAGGCATTAACGTGCTCGAGTCGCGCGATCTCGCCATGCGCGCTTGCGAAGAATATGTGCGCGTGACGCAAAAACTGGGTATTCCATATGTGTTCAAGGCCAGTTTCGACAAGGCCAACCGTTCGTCGATCCATTCTTACCGCGGCCCGGGCCTGGAAGAAGGCATGCGCATCTTCCAGGATGTGAAGGCGGCGTTCGGCGTGCCCGTGATTACCGACGTGCATGAGCCATGGCAGGCGCAGCAGGTGGCCGAAGTGGTCGACGTGCTGCAATTGCCCGCCTTCCTGGCGCGCCAGACGGACCTCGTCGTGGCCCTGGCGAAAACCGGTAAAGTCATCAACATCAAGAAGCCGCAATTCCTCAGCCCTGGCCAGATGGCCAATATCGTCGAAAAATTCAAGGAAGCGGGCAACGATCAGCTGATCCTGTGCGACCGCGGCACTTGCCTGGGCTACGACAACCTGGTGGTCGATATGCTGGGCTTTGGCGTGATGAAGAAAACCTGCGACGACCTGCCCATCATCTTCGATGTCACGCATGCGCTGCAGCAACGCGATCCCGGTGGTGCCGCTTCGGGCGGCCGCCGCCAGCAAGTGGCGGACCTGGCCCGTGCCGGCCTGGCCGTCGGCATCGCCGGCCTGTTCCTCGAAGCCCATCCTGATCCCGACAACGCCCGCTGCGACGGCCCCAGCGCCTTGCCGCTGGGCCAGCTGGAACCATTCCTGGCGCAATTGAAGGCGCTCGATGACCTGGTCAAATCGTTTGCGCCGCTGAATATCAAGTAA
- a CDS encoding PRC-barrel domain-containing protein produces the protein MSYLDRDILGMYSNHDGPGPALMGADTLLGDDVYNHSDEELGDIKEIMLDMRTGQIAYAVLSFGGILGMGDKLFAVPWERLTLDPVNKRFLLDVEKNQLKDAPGFDKNNWPDMGSDAWNQQMEAFYGSGVMAAGRRPSGSDLRGGASLQGGSEGSMSGTSMSGSRAGTRSGQDGSRSSLSDDELDKRRT, from the coding sequence ATGAGCTATCTGGACCGCGACATCCTGGGCATGTACAGTAACCACGACGGCCCGGGGCCGGCCCTGATGGGGGCCGATACCCTGCTCGGCGACGATGTCTACAATCACAGCGACGAGGAACTGGGCGACATCAAGGAAATCATGCTCGACATGCGCACGGGCCAGATCGCCTATGCCGTACTGTCCTTCGGCGGCATCCTGGGCATGGGCGACAAGCTGTTTGCCGTCCCCTGGGAACGCCTGACCCTGGACCCCGTCAACAAGCGCTTCCTGCTCGATGTAGAAAAAAACCAGCTGAAAGACGCGCCCGGCTTCGACAAGAACAACTGGCCCGACATGGGCAGCGATGCCTGGAATCAGCAAATGGAAGCGTTCTATGGCAGCGGCGTCATGGCAGCGGGCCGCAGGCCATCCGGCAGCGACCTGCGCGGCGGCGCCAGCCTGCAAGGGGGCAGCGAAGGCAGCATGTCGGGCACCTCCATGAGCGGCAGCCGCGCCGGCACGCGCAGCGGCCAGGACGGCTCGCGCTCATCGCTCAGCGATGATGAGCTCGATAAACGTAGAACGTAA
- a CDS encoding oxidative damage protection protein — translation MARTIHCIKLNKEAEGLDFPPYPGELGKKIYESVSKEAWAAWLKHQTMLVNENRLNLADARARKYLATQMEKHFFGDGADAAMGYVPPTE, via the coding sequence ATGGCCCGCACGATCCACTGCATCAAACTCAACAAGGAAGCCGAAGGACTGGATTTCCCGCCGTACCCGGGCGAACTGGGCAAGAAGATTTATGAATCGGTGTCGAAAGAAGCGTGGGCCGCCTGGCTCAAGCATCAGACCATGCTGGTCAATGAAAACCGTTTGAACCTGGCCGACGCGCGCGCCCGCAAATACCTGGCCACGCAGATGGAAAAGCATTTCTTTGGCGATGGCGCCGATGCGGCCATGGGTTACGTTCCGCCAACGGAATAA
- a CDS encoding chemotaxis protein CheC: MVNLSELENDALVEIFNIGVGHAAAAMSEIVNEEVTMSVPSITFLNRADAAALLGSKKDGERICGVSQHYDGAFATEAILMFPEDKSLEIVRLMVGDAMPLQELTEMEQEAMSEIGNIILNSCVGTLANLFDSELHGSLPLYHVGTSAEILSSFGGHDDEAVVLMLHIDFVLSKHQIHGYVAFVLDLSALHDLKQQVSRYLAKVLGQA, translated from the coding sequence ATGGTCAATCTTTCCGAACTCGAGAACGACGCCCTGGTAGAGATATTCAACATCGGGGTGGGCCATGCGGCGGCGGCCATGAGCGAGATCGTGAATGAAGAAGTCACCATGTCGGTGCCCTCGATCACCTTTCTGAACCGTGCCGACGCGGCCGCCTTACTGGGCAGCAAGAAGGATGGCGAACGCATCTGCGGCGTCAGCCAGCATTACGATGGCGCTTTCGCCACCGAGGCCATACTGATGTTTCCCGAGGATAAGAGCCTGGAAATCGTGCGCCTGATGGTGGGCGACGCCATGCCGCTGCAGGAACTGACGGAAATGGAACAGGAGGCGATGAGCGAGATCGGCAACATCATCCTCAATTCCTGCGTCGGGACCTTGGCCAACCTGTTCGACAGCGAACTGCATGGCTCGCTGCCCCTGTACCACGTGGGCACCAGCGCGGAAATCCTGTCCTCGTTCGGCGGCCACGATGACGAGGCCGTCGTGCTGATGCTGCATATCGATTTCGTGCTGTCCAAGCACCAGATCCATGGTTATGTGGCATTCGTGCTCGACCTGTCCGCCTTGCACGACCTGAAACAACAGGTCAGCCGCTACCTGGCCAAGGTGCTGGGACAGGCGTGA
- the argA gene encoding amino-acid N-acetyltransferase: MENPTQFVQWLRSVAPYIHAFRGKTFVVAFPGELVSAGALQVLAHDLSLLHALDINVTVVYGSRPQVAEQLALRNVEGRFHNGVRITDIAALECAKEAAGELRLDIEAAFSQGLPNTPMSHAAIRIISGNFITARPLGVIDGVDLELTGITRKVDAETIHSILGSDGLVLLSPLGFSPTGEAFNLTMEDVACSAAIALHADKLIFITETPMMEDATGVEIRELSSHQAEAVLMAGFLPDATAFYLKHCVKACHNGVERSHIVPFSMDGSALLELFTHDGVGTMISHENLESLRQATIEDVGGIIKLIEPLEADGTLVKRGRELIEREIDYFSVIEHDGVIFGCAALYPFPAQKMAEMACLTVNPEVQAQGDGERILKHMENRARAAGLNKLFVLTTRTSHWFKKRGFVPATVDDLPKDRQHMYNWQRKSQVLIKTL; the protein is encoded by the coding sequence ATGGAAAACCCTACCCAATTCGTCCAATGGCTGCGCTCAGTCGCGCCCTACATCCACGCCTTTCGCGGCAAGACCTTCGTGGTCGCCTTCCCCGGTGAACTCGTCAGCGCCGGGGCGCTGCAGGTGCTGGCCCATGATTTGTCTCTGCTGCATGCGCTGGACATCAATGTCACCGTGGTCTACGGCTCGCGGCCGCAGGTAGCGGAACAACTGGCCTTGCGTAACGTCGAAGGCCGCTTCCACAACGGCGTGCGCATCACGGACATCGCCGCACTGGAATGCGCGAAAGAAGCGGCCGGCGAGCTGCGCCTCGATATCGAGGCCGCGTTCAGCCAGGGCTTGCCGAATACGCCCATGTCGCATGCGGCCATCCGTATCATTTCAGGCAACTTCATCACGGCGCGCCCGCTGGGCGTGATCGATGGCGTGGACCTGGAACTGACGGGCATCACGCGCAAGGTCGACGCCGAAACCATCCACTCCATCCTCGGTTCGGACGGCCTGGTGCTGCTCTCGCCACTGGGCTTCTCGCCCACGGGCGAAGCGTTCAATCTCACCATGGAAGACGTGGCGTGCAGCGCCGCCATCGCCCTGCATGCGGACAAACTGATTTTTATTACCGAAACGCCGATGATGGAAGATGCCACGGGCGTGGAAATCCGCGAACTGTCGTCGCACCAGGCCGAAGCCGTGCTGATGGCCGGTTTCTTGCCGGACGCCACGGCGTTTTATTTGAAGCATTGCGTCAAGGCATGTCACAACGGCGTCGAGCGCTCGCACATCGTGCCCTTCTCGATGGATGGTTCGGCCCTGCTGGAATTGTTTACCCATGATGGCGTGGGTACCATGATCAGCCATGAAAACCTGGAAAGCCTGCGCCAGGCCACCATCGAAGACGTGGGCGGCATCATCAAGCTGATCGAGCCACTGGAAGCGGACGGCACCCTTGTCAAGCGGGGCCGCGAGCTGATCGAGCGGGAAATCGATTATTTCTCCGTCATCGAGCATGATGGCGTGATCTTCGGCTGCGCCGCCCTTTACCCCTTCCCCGCGCAAAAGATGGCGGAAATGGCATGTTTGACGGTCAACCCGGAAGTGCAAGCCCAGGGCGACGGCGAGCGCATCCTGAAACACATGGAAAACCGCGCCCGCGCCGCCGGCCTGAACAAACTGTTCGTGCTGACCACGCGCACCTCGCACTGGTTCAAGAAACGCGGTTTCGTGCCGGCCACCGTCGACGATTTGCCGAAGGATCGCCAGCATATGTATAACTGGCAACGCAAATCGCAGGTGTTAATTAAAACCTTGTAA
- a CDS encoding DUF6622 family protein — MLQQIFSHTPLYVWAILGFLVYRGVLASRAREVTLRKLCIIPLVMLALSLSGVHGSFGFDGVAPFAWGAGALAGAALAWSLTKTGTIVVIPARSSVQRPGSWVPLILMMSIFCMKYAVAVTLAIAPATAHAPAFSVPVCLAYGCFSGIFLGGLLRTVAVYRQAQMTRGPQGAAV, encoded by the coding sequence ATGTTGCAGCAAATCTTCAGCCACACTCCCCTCTACGTCTGGGCCATCCTGGGCTTTCTAGTCTACCGCGGCGTGCTGGCCAGCCGCGCGCGCGAAGTGACCTTGCGCAAGCTGTGCATCATTCCCCTGGTCATGCTGGCGCTGTCACTTAGCGGCGTGCATGGCAGCTTCGGCTTCGACGGCGTAGCGCCGTTCGCCTGGGGCGCAGGCGCACTGGCCGGTGCGGCGCTGGCGTGGTCGCTGACCAAGACAGGCACCATCGTGGTCATTCCCGCGCGCAGCAGCGTGCAGCGTCCCGGCAGCTGGGTGCCGTTGATCCTGATGATGAGCATCTTCTGCATGAAATATGCGGTCGCCGTGACCCTGGCCATCGCACCGGCGACTGCCCATGCGCCCGCCTTCAGCGTGCCTGTCTGCCTCGCCTATGGTTGCTTCAGTGGCATTTTCCTCGGTGGCCTGCTGCGCACCGTGGCCGTGTACCGCCAGGCACAAATGACACGCGGCCCGCAAGGGGCCGCCGTGTAA
- the rpiA gene encoding ribose-5-phosphate isomerase RpiA encodes MTQDELKQAVARAAIAHVVDGEIIGVGTGSTANFFIDELAKIKDRIKGTVASSEATAARLAGHGIPVFDLNDVESIAVYIDGADEITASGAMIKGGGAALTREKIVASVSKQFVCIADGSKLVETLGAFPLPVEVVPMARAAVSRQLAALGGTPRLRLKAGSTEAFITDNGGEIIDVLGLKIADPVALEQQINQIVGVIAVGLFAVRGANVCLLGMPEGVRTLAY; translated from the coding sequence ATGACCCAAGACGAATTGAAGCAAGCCGTAGCCCGCGCCGCCATAGCCCATGTGGTCGACGGTGAAATCATCGGTGTCGGCACCGGTTCCACCGCCAACTTTTTCATCGATGAACTGGCCAAGATCAAGGACCGCATCAAGGGAACGGTCGCGTCGTCCGAAGCCACGGCCGCGCGTCTGGCAGGCCATGGCATTCCTGTCTTCGACTTGAACGACGTCGAGTCGATCGCCGTCTACATCGACGGCGCCGATGAAATCACGGCCAGCGGCGCGATGATCAAGGGCGGCGGCGCGGCATTGACGCGTGAAAAGATTGTGGCTTCCGTATCGAAACAGTTCGTCTGCATCGCCGACGGCTCCAAGCTGGTGGAAACCCTGGGCGCCTTCCCGCTGCCGGTGGAAGTGGTGCCGATGGCCCGCGCCGCCGTATCGCGCCAGCTGGCCGCGCTGGGCGGTACGCCCCGCTTGCGCCTGAAGGCTGGCAGCACGGAAGCGTTCATTACCGACAATGGCGGCGAAATCATCGACGTGCTGGGCTTGAAAATTGCCGATCCGGTGGCGCTGGAACAGCAGATCAACCAGATCGTCGGCGTCATCGCCGTCGGCCTGTTCGCGGTGCGCGGCGCCAATGTCTGCCTGCTGGGCATGCCGGAAGGCGTGCGTACCCTGGCGTACTAA
- a CDS encoding PHB depolymerase family esterase, with protein MVKPATKWLRGLLRAGKAQQRTASKLAKVLFGPVPAKPKPRKTVSKAGGKTVVKTTKASPKPRARPASNAVPALGPFATPLSPPRVRKRTAPPPGKWLAAHYAPLPELGQLPGRRLPYFLYLPEKAPSAAMRSRGRPLLVMLHGCEQSATQFAEGTRMNRLAERKGYAVLYPQQSLRSHARRCWKWYDKLTQEGGGDVRLIVGAIEQVAARYAIDRARIYICGISAGAGMAHIVALNHPQLFAALGLHSGPVFGAGHNLIGALGVMQHGASARADAAIDEVLARQPAFPRLPTILLQGLSDKVVRPINQTQLVRQSVRVNRLPADTVVTAQRLPGGAAGGRNPAHAYALHDYQLGKEVLLRVAQVEHLEHAWSGGDASLPFNDKAKPDASKMLLDFFASHRRR; from the coding sequence ATGGTAAAGCCCGCCACCAAATGGCTGCGCGGGCTATTGCGCGCCGGTAAGGCGCAGCAGCGCACGGCGAGCAAGCTGGCCAAGGTGCTGTTCGGGCCCGTGCCGGCCAAGCCCAAGCCCCGCAAGACGGTGAGCAAGGCCGGGGGCAAGACCGTGGTCAAGACCACGAAGGCGAGTCCCAAGCCGCGCGCCAGGCCCGCCAGCAACGCCGTGCCCGCCCTGGGGCCCTTTGCCACGCCCCTGTCGCCGCCACGCGTGCGCAAGCGAACGGCGCCCCCGCCGGGCAAGTGGCTGGCCGCCCACTATGCGCCCCTGCCGGAACTGGGGCAGTTGCCGGGCCGGCGCCTGCCGTATTTCCTGTACTTGCCCGAGAAGGCGCCGAGCGCCGCCATGCGCAGCCGGGGCCGGCCGCTGCTGGTGATGCTGCACGGCTGTGAACAGAGCGCCACGCAGTTTGCCGAAGGCACGCGCATGAACCGCCTGGCCGAACGCAAGGGCTACGCCGTGCTGTATCCGCAGCAATCGTTGCGCTCGCATGCGCGCCGTTGCTGGAAGTGGTACGACAAGCTGACGCAGGAGGGCGGCGGCGACGTGCGCCTGATCGTCGGCGCCATCGAGCAGGTGGCGGCCCGCTATGCGATCGACCGCGCGCGCATCTATATCTGCGGCATTTCCGCCGGCGCCGGCATGGCGCATATCGTGGCTCTGAATCACCCGCAGCTGTTTGCAGCGCTGGGCCTGCATTCGGGGCCCGTGTTTGGCGCCGGGCATAACCTGATCGGCGCGCTGGGCGTGATGCAGCATGGCGCGAGCGCCCGCGCCGATGCGGCCATCGATGAAGTGCTGGCGCGCCAGCCCGCGTTTCCCCGCCTGCCCACCATACTGCTGCAAGGGCTGTCCGACAAGGTGGTGCGGCCCATTAACCAGACGCAGCTGGTGCGCCAGAGCGTGCGCGTCAACCGCCTGCCAGCCGACACCGTTGTCACGGCGCAGCGCCTGCCAGGCGGCGCGGCGGGCGGGCGCAATCCGGCCCATGCGTACGCGCTGCACGACTATCAGCTGGGCAAGGAGGTGCTGCTGCGCGTGGCCCAGGTCGAGCACCTCGAGCACGCGTGGAGCGGCGGCGACGCCAGCCTGCCGTTCAACGACAAGGCCAAACCCGACGCCAGCAAGATGCTGCTCGATTTCTTCGCCAGCCACCGCCGCCGATAA
- a CDS encoding response regulator: protein MNHSKQVLVVDDSRVSRLMSHQFILSKHADWQVIEATTGEEALEKVKTVNPVLILLDVNMPGMGGMAAAEQLRTLCPQTHIILVTANVQNATRNRASELGVGFMEKPITETRIHQLIDSLGL from the coding sequence ATGAATCACAGTAAACAGGTACTTGTTGTCGATGACAGCCGGGTTTCACGTTTGATGTCGCATCAGTTCATCCTCAGCAAACATGCCGACTGGCAAGTGATCGAGGCGACGACGGGAGAGGAAGCCCTGGAAAAAGTCAAGACCGTCAACCCTGTACTGATACTACTGGATGTCAACATGCCCGGCATGGGCGGCATGGCGGCGGCAGAACAATTGCGCACGCTGTGCCCGCAGACGCACATCATTCTCGTCACGGCCAATGTGCAAAACGCCACCCGCAACCGCGCCAGCGAACTGGGTGTGGGCTTCATGGAAAAACCGATCACGGAAACGCGCATCCACCAGCTGATCGACTCACTGGGACTATGA
- a CDS encoding GNAT family N-acetyltransferase — protein MKIDDLASKHDQAKIFNLEYEFRINRLKLDYITLADVRPAGSDLEQLAGEHQAGIAALRSFVAGNFTHFNAASCSSLSCIPTRALGDDERYLHRIWMGGPLPAIACEAIQQWGAALEEVLHNGGAPYVSILWVWDAQQLRDDERFSPTGGAGRYTIGRYAIGGTTLHINSLRALALDFAPARFDILDTLHTQRYFATLSDYFRILIMCEYGGMYMDVDTIPHNPATIFLMKPEVPDYFQRREGEGEERQHVSWMNLFLDETGMLIAKKNDAALRVIQRNVNLAYAGIDAQIPRSCPQFEAQLFGQFYAEWKKNLGVTLLSHAEFYQRYCVLYDGAREAVVGGIRGMRLLDDIITDIHIPLSDEERRAYARCVARLAEIGWQLDDPLSLPDIVDVFDIEEVPRMAYAAQLRADIDHFHYYSVLSDDPQLDRVNAVFCRYLLAHRSQHIAVGNFWRPTVGRHGSRMPAINDVALSGDEAQAGLLSHAPLKLVAGERLGDEVKNRMAKLLFATSYLEYCSFGNKLNLQFVELQRRQNIDPYLAHIHGLHDEDDRFIGFFTAATMAEFQACGAVSYYRDDMKALDDAYDAFVLAHARADDCFVSSLAIDEKYRGQGLFRQMFHEIRDLAGRKGCARITLTVWEKSEALQVYLHKGFRSVGTFDYAYSLFYDRLHFLVYEGN, from the coding sequence ATGAAAATAGATGACCTGGCCTCGAAACACGATCAAGCAAAGATTTTCAACCTGGAATACGAGTTTCGCATCAACCGGCTGAAACTCGATTACATCACCCTGGCCGATGTCCGGCCGGCCGGCAGCGACCTGGAACAACTGGCCGGGGAGCACCAGGCGGGCATCGCCGCCCTGCGCAGCTTCGTCGCCGGCAATTTTACGCATTTCAATGCCGCAAGCTGTTCCTCGCTCAGCTGCATCCCCACGCGGGCGCTCGGCGACGACGAGCGCTACCTGCACCGCATCTGGATGGGCGGGCCGTTGCCAGCCATCGCCTGTGAGGCGATCCAGCAGTGGGGCGCGGCGCTGGAAGAGGTGCTGCACAATGGCGGCGCGCCTTATGTCTCCATCCTGTGGGTCTGGGATGCGCAGCAGCTGCGCGATGACGAGCGCTTCAGCCCCACGGGCGGCGCCGGGCGCTACACGATAGGCCGCTATGCCATCGGCGGCACGACCCTGCATATCAACTCGCTGCGGGCGCTGGCGCTGGACTTCGCGCCGGCACGCTTCGATATCCTCGATACCCTGCATACGCAGCGCTATTTCGCCACCTTGTCCGATTATTTCCGCATCCTCATCATGTGCGAATACGGCGGCATGTATATGGATGTCGATACGATCCCGCATAATCCCGCGACGATTTTCCTGATGAAGCCGGAAGTGCCCGATTATTTCCAGCGCAGGGAAGGCGAGGGCGAAGAGCGCCAGCATGTCAGCTGGATGAATCTGTTTCTCGATGAAACGGGCATGCTGATCGCCAAGAAGAACGACGCCGCGCTGCGTGTGATCCAGCGCAATGTGAACCTCGCCTATGCAGGCATCGATGCGCAGATCCCCCGTTCCTGCCCGCAATTCGAGGCGCAGCTGTTTGGCCAGTTCTATGCCGAATGGAAGAAAAACCTTGGCGTGACCCTGCTCAGCCATGCCGAGTTTTACCAGCGCTACTGCGTGCTGTATGACGGCGCGCGGGAAGCGGTGGTGGGCGGCATCCGCGGCATGCGCTTGCTGGACGATATCATTACCGACATACACATCCCGCTTAGCGACGAGGAACGGCGCGCGTACGCCCGCTGCGTCGCCAGGCTAGCCGAGATCGGCTGGCAACTCGACGATCCTTTGAGCTTGCCCGACATCGTCGACGTGTTCGACATTGAGGAAGTGCCGCGCATGGCGTATGCGGCCCAGCTGCGGGCGGACATCGATCATTTTCACTATTACTCGGTGCTGTCGGACGACCCGCAGCTGGACCGCGTGAATGCCGTCTTTTGCCGCTACCTGCTGGCCCACCGTTCGCAGCATATTGCCGTCGGTAATTTCTGGCGTCCCACCGTGGGGCGCCACGGCAGCCGCATGCCGGCCATCAACGATGTAGCCCTGTCCGGTGACGAGGCGCAGGCGGGCTTGCTGTCGCATGCGCCGCTCAAGCTGGTGGCGGGTGAACGGCTGGGTGACGAGGTGAAGAACCGCATGGCGAAACTGCTGTTTGCCACTAGCTACCTCGAATATTGCTCGTTCGGCAATAAACTCAATCTGCAGTTCGTCGAATTGCAGCGGCGGCAAAACATCGACCCATATCTGGCGCACATCCACGGCCTGCATGACGAGGACGACCGTTTCATCGGCTTTTTCACGGCCGCGACGATGGCGGAGTTCCAGGCCTGCGGCGCCGTGTCCTATTACCGCGACGACATGAAGGCGCTCGATGATGCGTATGACGCCTTCGTGCTCGCGCATGCGCGCGCCGATGACTGTTTCGTCAGCAGCCTGGCCATCGACGAGAAATACCGGGGCCAGGGCCTGTTCCGGCAGATGTTCCATGAAATTCGCGACCTGGCTGGCCGCAAGGGCTGTGCGCGCATCACCCTGACGGTGTGGGAAAAGAGCGAAGCGCTGCAAGTGTATCTGCACAAGGGTTTTCGCAGCGTGGGCACGTTCGACTATGCCTACAGCCTGTTCTATGACCGCCTGCACTTCCTCGTGTATGAAGGTAACTGA